From Drosophila nasuta strain 15112-1781.00 chromosome X, ASM2355853v1, whole genome shotgun sequence, one genomic window encodes:
- the LOC132795679 gene encoding putative uncharacterized protein DDB_G0282133, translating to MAEEQQQQQVEDVLQTARSKFSIQITSATTMHIEIAREQCKSSSCNISTLLLHNGRQYASNFVVKRKWIAAMQQQLLKWSLSLPQQLPKEPSANDTRQLFCDNCNQSFNIALQLCFDIERSIKFSCQSQVTIIECFNHTPNGRSRLLTNGSSHNNSNCSNIGDSSNKSNINSIDNSNEISNSISDGKSNDSNNNGNNNIGECSDNSNVDSNINENSNINEKSNWNNSNNSVRDGNSNIRSNNIGYSSDNSNSNSNDKSNNLSISNENSSFNKNSNNINNGNINHINNISNNGDSSDSSDNSNINDKSNIDSNSISNDNNENINENINHITNISNNNIGDCSDNSNSKIINTSNINVNSNINEMSNNISISNGNSNDINNIGDSTSIGTVTTSGMERATTLKALETAITDWITATSLRKATFINDNSNINVNSNIISNDSNPNNNVNLKCNRNCNVSSNIDESNDTDGNSESDRECVINCSDKDLNLNARFVNLVDYVQLAESEAAATVAATASLYVDFQYARQMWPMMMGSESVDTDEDKDGFVNGDEDVDNEDVDDKDADDKGAYDKDADNKDDEDVESVEDVDDKDVDDNDADEKDVDGKAVYDKDADDKDVADKDVDVEDVENVEDVDDKDVDVKDVNVKDVNDDEDEEEDVNYDEDNKDEGFNDDVGNTAKDVADDVGDKTEEEQQDDERTLSWDRDLIDIVSVQRQVRDLNELSVRLVQTNNTNSLPVVCNIDLGSYNSIDNIDDQCLELDCIKAGIDEWLQSEDRSFETNLSRPLRRLIGELPAQTALEERLTWLIDEEANYIAPAVVEDERSSRWRLYQDLCSPDVRFLIRQSINELAYLQQNLNRIDVQQELRYENDESDEEEASSSCNYEPELELEIVPLASYVKQTAELIAQIKTTL from the exons ATGgcagaagagcagcagcaacaacaagttgaaGATGTGCTTCAGACAGCGAGAAGCAAGTTTAGTATTCAAATCACATCGGCGACAACAATGCACATTGAGATTGCCCGCGAGCAATGCAAATCGAGTAGCTGCAACATTTCCACATTGCTGTTGCACAACGGGCGACAATATGCCAGCAATTTTGTGGTGAAACGTAAATGGATTGCAgccatgcaacaacaactgctgaagtggtcgttgtcgttgccacAGCAGCTGCCGAAGGAACCATCGGCCAACGATACACGGCAATTGTTTTGCGACAACTGCAATCAATCATTCAATATAGCTTTGCAGCTTTGCTTCGACATTGAGCGTAGCATTAAGTTTAGTTGCCAATCGCAGGTCACGATCATCGAGTGCTTTAATCACACGCCAAATGGTCGCTCACGGCTGCTGACTAacggcagcagccacaacaataGCAATTGTAGCAACATTGGAGACAGCAGTAATaagagcaacatcaacagtATTGACAACAGCAATGAGATCAGCAACAGTATCAGCGATGGAAAGAGtaatgacagcaacaacaacggcaacaacaacattggaGAATGCAGTGATAACAGCAACGTAGATAGCAACATCAATGAGAATAGCAACATCAATGAAAAGAGCAACTGgaataatagcaacaacagcgtcaGAGATGGAAACAGCAacatcagaagcaacaacattgGATACAGCAGtgataacagcaacagcaacagcaatgacaaaagcaacaacttaAGCATCAGCAACGAAAACAGCAGCTTCAATAAGAACAGTAACAACATTAACAATGGAAATATCAaccacatcaacaacatcagcaacaatgGCGACAGCAGTGATAGCAGTGATAACAGCAACATTAATGACAAAAGCAACattgacagcaacagcataagcaatgacaacaatgaaaatatcaatGAAAATATCAACCACATCaccaacatcagcaacaacaacattggaGACTGCAGtgataacagcaacagcaaaatcaTTAACACAAGCAACATCAATGttaacagcaacatcaatgaGATGAGCAACAATATTAGCATTAGCAATGGAAATAGCAACGACATCAACAACATTGGAGACT caacatcaataGGAACAGTAACAACATCAGGTATGGAAAGAGCAACCACATTAAAAGCATTGGAGACTGCAATAACAGACTGGATAACAGCAACATCATTGAGGAAAGCAACATTTAT TAATGataacagcaacatcaatgtTAACAGCAACATCATAAGCAATGACAGCAACCCGAACAACAATgtgaatttgaaatgcaacAGGAACTGCAatgtcagcagcaacatcgatGAGAGCAACGACACAGACGGCAACTCCGAGAGCGACAGGGAATGCGTGATCAACTGCAGCGATAAGGATCTTAATTTGAATGCACGCTTTGTGAATTTGGTTGATTACGTGCAACTTGCGGAGagcgaagcagcagcaacagttgcagcaacagcatcgcTGTACGTTGACTTTCAATATGCGCGACAAATGTGGCCAATGATGATGGGCAGCGAAAGTGTCGACACTGATGAAGATAAAGATGGATTTGTTAATGGTGATGAAGATGTTGATAATGAAGATGTTGATGATAAAGATGCTGATGATAAAGGAGCTTATGATAAAGATGCAGATAATAAAGATGATGAAGATGTTGAAAGTGTTGAAGACGTTGATGATAAAGATGTTGATGATAACGATGCTGATGAGAAAGATGTTGATGGTAAAGCAGTTTATGATAAAGATGCAGATGATAAAGATGTTGCCGATAAAGATGTTGATGTTGAAGATGTTGAAAATGTTGAAGACGTTGATGATAAAGATGTTGATGTTAAAGATGTTAATGTTAAAGATgttaatgatgatgaagatgaagaagaagatgtTAATTATGATGAAGATAATAAAGATGAAGGCTTTAATGATGATGTTGGCAACACTGCTAAagatgttgctgatgatgttggCGACA AGACCGAAGAGGAGCAGCAAGATGATGAACGAACCCTGAGCTGGGACAGAGATTTAATCGATATTGTGTCCGTGCAGCGTCAAGTGCGTGATCTAAACGAGTTGAGTGTTCGATTGGTGCAAACGAACAACACGAATTCGCTGCCGGTTGTTTGTAATATTGACTTGGGCTCGTACAATTCAATAGATAACATCGACGACCAGTGTTTGGAGTTGGACTGCATTAAAGCTGGCATCGATGAATGGCTGCAGAGCGAAGATCGTTCCTTCGAAACGAACTTGAGTCGTCCACTGCGTCGCCTGATTGGCGAACTTCCAGCACAGACAGCGCTCGAAGAGCGTCTCACTTGGTTGATCGACGAAGAAGCTAACTATATtgctcctgctgttgttgaggATGAGCGATCGTCGCGTTGGCGTTTGTACCAGGATTTGTGTTCGCCTGATGTTCGGTTTTTAATACGTCAGAGCATCAATGAGCTGGCGTACTTACAACAGAATTTGAATCGCATCGATGTGCAGCAAGAACTTAGATATGAGAATGACGAATCGGATGAGGAGGAAgccagcagcagttgcaactaTGAAccggagttggagttggaaaTTGTGCCGCTTGCCTCGTATGTAAAACAAACAGCTGAGCTAATTGCCCAGATTAAGACAACACTTTAA